One stretch of Phaeodactylum tricornutum CCAP 1055/1 chromosome 9, whole genome shotgun sequence DNA includes these proteins:
- a CDS encoding predicted protein, with protein MDSLNNRAPASAGKSTTVLAAKVAVTNPYACKKAPPPISLKPLHDTPAPDFPDESETVTTALKTVSTNPETTCTRNVQKQKDSESARDNKDSKTTSINDSTPLIEEIKKTQSSVSLPQWQRLPSRSISFGSAEILTVPECYRHFKTYLGRSVRVTGTVLHRHVHDDCMISLVIGDPLEQLHRQSDLKRRLSTGSGDSIANSGTPKTPGTATKRKSSQEETPAISSSKTKRFVKKTPSSNTNSLLQRQQHGGSNLVGVNQPLTAIKRTPLEAMVDCLSRKSNCVWIMVNPDHAPVHQCAVGDLMMIIGELRLMSSSSNGPKSTLVLASKISSSTKDTVCYLEARILRNANGTNMKLYEEALSIRRRFLQKQSNPISEVDPPYGWGPPLP; from the coding sequence AAGAAAGCCCCCCCTCCTATTTCCCTCAAACCGTTACACGATACTCCCGCGCCGGATTTCCCCGACGAATCCGAGACGGTGACGACTGCTCTAAAAACTGTTTCTACAAATCCAGAAACGACCTGCACTCGAAACGTACAAAAACAGAAGGATTCGGAAAGCGCTCGGGACAATAAAGACAGCAAGACTACAAGCATAAACGATTCAACACCCCTAATCGAGGAAATAAAAAAGACACAGTCCTCCGTGAGTCTCCCTCAATGGCAGAGATTACCTAGCCGAAGTATCTCGTTTGGATCTGCCGAAATTTTGACCGTACCGGAATGCTATCGGCACTTCAAAACCTACCTGGGTCGTTCCGTCCGTGTAACGGGTACGGTATTACACCGCCATGTTCACGACGACTGCATGATTTCTCTCGTTATTGGTGATCCGCTTGAGCAGCTTCATCGCCAGAGTGACTTGAAACGGAGATTGTCAACGGGTAGTGGCGATAGTATTGCAAATAGCGGAACACCAAAGACTCCAGGGACTGcgacgaaacgaaaatcAAGCCAGGAAGAAACCCCGGCCATCTCCAGCTCGAAGACGAAAAGGTTCGTTAAGAAAACACCTTCATCGAATACCAACAGTCTGTTACAGAGGCAACAGCACGGTGGATCGAACTTAGTCGGGGTAAATCAACCATTGACGGCGATCAAAAGGACACCGCTCGAAGCTATGGTGGATTGCTTGTCACGCAAATCCAATTGTGTTTGGATAATGGTCAATCCGGATCATGCTCCTGTGCATCAATGTGCCGTAGGGGATCTTATGATGATCATCGGTGAGTTGCGTCTGATGTCATCATCCAGCAACGGCCCGAAGTCTACGTTAGTTCTGGCCTCTAAGATCAGCTCTAGTACAAAGGACACTGTCTGCTACTTAGAGGCACGTATTCTCCGCAACGCCAACGGAACGAACATGAAGCTTTACGAAGAAGCCCTATCTATTCGTCGAAGGTTCCTGCAGAAACAGTCGAACCCTATTTCAGAAGTAGATCCACCGTACGGCTGGGGTCCTCCCCTTCCTTGA
- a CDS encoding predicted protein, producing MTSTLTLSVRPERFAIYKFPPDTTPPSWIFDESFYSISRTEDELSVVSAERAIPDSPDVLVERDWTTLKVEGPLDFALTGILSSLASPLANAGISIFAISTYDTDYLLQRGISYPKVTGKMLIRDNRFQSDPLLASLVEKSNLHVTSFGLVCVAGWPPCESMRKSYKNFVLAVRGCFEDNDVQGSTAPVYIYPFESLHVTVATFSRTSFKNLEHQEVRTEYAKKVVMAAAEDANWPKHPLELQIDNAQIGDHAGILLWKETTGRLDMLRECIRKASSMVLKEVVSADISAAQLHAMQDMLRGITIPPIVHSTFLRFYKTPVSPARMVQEKFCERVVKRLLDLYPKTLSALSVALVCEYSPYMHIPYDKQHVLAEYSMTL from the exons ATGACGAGCACCTTGACACTCTCAGTTCGCCCGGAACGCTTTGCTATTTATAAATTCCCGCCCGATACGACACCGCCATCGTGGATCTTTGACGAAAGTTTTTACTCTATTTCCCGAACCGAAGACGAACTCTCGGTTGTGAGCGCGGAGCGTGCAATTCCAGATTCACCGGACGTCCTCGTGGAACGCGATTGGACTACACTGAAGGTAGAAGGACCTCTGGATTTTGCCCTGACCGGAATATTGTCATCGCTGGCTAGTCCGCTAGCCAATGCTGGGATTTCGATCTTTGCCATCAGCACATACGACACGGATTATTTGCTT CAACGAGGGATTTCGTATCCAAAGGTAACGGGGAAAATGTTGATCCGGGATAACCGTTTCCAATCCGACCCTTTGCTAGCATCGTTGGTGGAAAAAAGTAATTTGCACGTTACTAGCTTTGGCTTGGTTTGCGTTGCTGGGTGGCCCCCATGCGAGTCAATGCGAAAATCGTACAAAAATTTTGTCTTGGCCGTTCGCGGGTGCTTTGAAGACAACGACGTCCAGGGGTCAACTGCTCCTGTCTATATCTATCCCTTTGAATCACTGCATGTAACTGTGGCAACATTTTCTCGAACCTCTTTTAAAAATTTGGAGCATCAAGAAGTTAGGACTGAATACGCCAAGAAAGTTGTTATGGCAGCCGCTGAAGATGCTAATTGGCCCAAGCATCCACTTGAATTGCAGATTGACAACGCACAAATTGGGGACCATGCTGGGATTTTGCTATGGAAGGAGACGACAGGAAGATTAGATATGTTACGCGAATGCATCAGAAAGGCGTCCTCCATGGTTCTCAAAGAAGTCGTCTCAGCCGATATTTCTGCAGCGCAGCTGCATGCAATGCAGGACATGTTGCGAGGGATTACAATCCCTCCAATAGTGCATTCGACTTTCTTGAGGTTTTACAAGACTCCCGTTAGTCCTGCACGTATGGTACAGGAAAAGTTCTGCGAACGAGTGGTGAAACGACTTCTTGACTTGTACCCCAAGACTTTGTCTGCTTTAAGCGTGGCCTTGGTTTGTGAGTACAGTCCGTACATGCATATACCATATGACAAGCAGCATGTCCTAGCAGAGTATTCGATGACGCTATGA